DNA sequence from the Malus sylvestris chromosome 10, drMalSylv7.2, whole genome shotgun sequence genome:
gcttgggttgcctcccaagaagcgctttctttaacgtcttgcagccggacgatgcctCCAGTCACACTCCCCTAGGTTCCATGGCATGGAAGTGAACttcgaatggaaggtgatacttgaagtgaTCCGACATTTGGACTAAAAACTTCCccaatttgcagtaaaatcaaatgATGACCCCTAAACTttaattctgcaatcaactccaAGGGTGGACATAACccaaatacaaagaaaagaaataattcagtttagcacgcaagaaaattgaaaatgacagaaaaaggcaatgaatagaaatattgggttgcctcccaataagcgcttGCTTTTACGTCCGCAGCCAGACGGTACCAAGAGTAATCATCCAAAGGGAACTGGTTCTTGGAGAGGTACAACCTCCACATCATGCTCCGCAAAAAACTCGTAATATGGCTTGAGTctatgcccattcactttgaacatGTATCCGGTCTTTGCACTTTGGATTtccactgcaccatgaggaaaaatattTGTTATAACAAATGGACCAACCCATCGAGAACGAAGCTTACCTGGAaataaccgaaggcgagaattaaaTAGAAGAACTTTCTGTCTAATGACAAAGCTCTTCCTTAagatcatcttgtcatgaaatgcctttgatttctccttgtaTATTCGACTAGACTCGTATGCATCATTCCGGATTTCGTCTAACTCATTTAATTGAAGCTTCATTTGCTTTCCGGCAACACTCATGTCCATGTTGTAGGCTTTGATCGCCCAATAAGCTTTGTGCTCTAACTCTACTGGAAGAcggcatggtttcccataaattAACCGAAATTGGGACATTCCAATAGGAGTCTTATAGGCAGTCCtataagcccacaatgcatcgttcaAGCGcatgctccaatccttcctactAGGACTCACAGTTTTCTCTAAAATTTGCTTCACCTCACGATTTGATACTTCTGCTTGATCGCTAGTTTGCGGATGATAAGGTGTAGACACCTTATgtgtgacattgtacttcctaaTCAACGCTTCAAAtgttcgattgcaaaaatgaCTCCCTCCATCGCTAATGATTGCTCTAAGTATTCCAAATCTTGCAAAGATGTTACTCTTAATAAAATCTGAAACAACTTTTGAATCATTAGTtttggtggcttttgcttccacccatttagaaacataatccacaaccaataaaatgtaaagaaaaccatttgaagatggaaaaggtcccatgaaatcaatgccccacACATCAAAGATCTCAACAACCAAAATAGGGGTTTGTGGCATTTGATTTCTTGGGCCCAAGTTACCTgttcgttgacaacgatcacatgttgcacaaaactcgtacgcatccttaaacaaactaggccaataaaaaccactctCTAACACCTTCAGGGCTGTCCTCTTTGCTCCAAAATGGCCACCACATGCATAAGAATGACAAAAAGTTAGAATAGATTTAAACTCAGATTCAGGGACACATCTTCTAATCAATTGATCAgtgcaatatttccacaaataaggaTCATCTCATTCGTAGTATTTGGCGGTTTTGACAAGCTTATCTTTTCGAGCACGTGTAAAATCATCCGGAATCTTTTTGATGACCTTATAATTGATAATATCTGCATACCAAGGGTCAGTAATCTTTACTAAAAACAGTTGCTCATCTGGAAAACTTTCACATAAAGGGATGAGATCTTCCTCTGTGTTTGAATGCACAAGTCGTCTAAGATGATCTGCTACAACATTCTCACTCTCTTTCTTATCCTTGATCTCcaagtcaaactcttgaagcAGAAGTATCCATCGAATGAGTCGTGGTTTTGCATCTTTTTTTTGTGAGTagatacttcaaagctgcatggtcagaaAACACAATAACTTTAGTCCCAATCAGATAAGATCTAAATttttctaaagcaaatacaacagctagaagCTCCTTCTCTGTTGTTGAATAATTCAACTGTGCATCATTAAGTGTTCGAGATGCATAatagatgacatgtggcacTTTGTTGACATGCTGCCTTAAAACTGCACCAACAGCATAGTCTGAAGCATCGCACATTAACTCAAAAGGTaaactccaatctggtggcatgattACAGGAGCCGTGGATAACAACTCCTTAAGCTTATTGAATGCTACCATACACTCTTCATTCATATCAAATGTTACATCCTTTTGAAGTAAACGACACAAGGGTCTAGAAATCATTGAGAAGTCCTTCATAAACCTACGGtagaaacctgcatgtccaagaaaagaacgaatcTCCCTGACAGTAGTAGGGATGGGTAAAGAACTAACAAGTtctactttagatttatcaacttcaattcccttttcagatatgatatgccctagaactaatCCATGCGAAACCATGAAatggcatttttcccaatttaacacGAGATTAGTTTCTTGACAACGTTTTAAAACTAGGGACAGATTATGTAGACATgtatcaaaagaatcaccataaactgaaaaatcatccatgaacacttcaattattttctcaatcatatcagaaaagatacttaccatacacctctGAAATGTGGCAGGGGCTTTGCACAGTCCAAACGGCATCCTCCGGTATGCAAATGTGCCAAATGGACATGTGAAAGTCGTCTTTTCTTGATCCTCCGGAGCAACTGCAATTTGATTATACCcagaatagccatcaagaaaacaataatgagAATGACCAGTTAgcctttctaacatttgatcaatgaatgggaGTGGAAAGTGATCCTTGCGTGTGGTGCTATTTATCTTTCGATAGTCTGTACAGACTCTCCAACTATTTTGCACACGTGTAGGCATTAGCTCATTAGCTTCATTCTTAACAACTGTGACTCCAGATCATTTAGGGACTACTTGAATAGAGCTTACCCACTTGCTATCCGAAATATGATATATGATGCGAACATCTAGAAGTTTGATAACCTATTTTTTTACGACTTCCATTATGAGTGGGTTTAAACGGCGTTGAGCTTCCCTTGTTGGTTTTCCACCTTCCTCCAACAGAATCCTATGCATACATGTAGCtggatttatacctttgatatcTGCAATGCTCCAAGCTATGGCAGTTTTGTGATCCTTCAGTACTCGGATCAGTTTCTCCCCCTCTTCTGCTGTGAGTTGTGACGATATGATGACTGGTAATGTTTCATCCTCTCCCaaaaatgcatacttcaaatgTTCAGGAATTGGTTTAAGCTCCAAtttgggtgcctgaatcacagaaggaaGAGTTTTTTCGTTAGAAAtaggaagagaaataaaataggaagaaCACTTACCACGAATTGGTGAAAGAGACTCAAGAGAGGCCACTATTTGGATTAATTCTTCTTCAATGTGCTctgaataattaaaatttccatGTGTAATGCTATGCACTAATGCCTTCTCTAAATTATCTTGTCCCACACCTTCATTAAAACAATCCTGCACAAAATAGTCAAACACATCAATAGACAAACAAGATTCTAATTCACTAGGATACCTCATAGCATTGAAGATTCTGAACTTGATGCTTTCCCCCTCAATTTCCATGGTTAAGGTACCATCGTAGACATCAATCTTCGTCCGTGCTGTTCTAAGAAATGGTCTTCCCAATATAAGAGGAAGTGCAATAGGCATAGGATCATGTTCCATCTCAAGAACAAAAAAGTCAGCGGGAAAAATGAGCTCATTCACTTGCACAAGTACATCCTCCAATAGGCCTTTGGGATATCTATTTGAACAATCTGCCAACTGGATTACTACCTTTGTTTCCTTcaagtctccaaggttcaaTGACTCATACACTGAATATGGCATCAGATTGATGGATGCCTCCAAATCACACAATTCTCTCCCAAACTCTTTGCCTCCAATTACACATGGAATGGTAAAGCTATCGGCATCTTTCAACTTCGGTGGCAGCTTTCTCTGCAAAACAGCTGATACTTCCTCACTTAATGCCACAGTTTCTTGATCATTGAATCTCTTCTTGTTTGTACAAAGCTCTTTAAGGAACTTTGCATACTTGGGCACTTGTTTTATGGCATCTAAAAGAGGTAAGTTCACTTGGACTTTCCGGAAAGTATCCAAGATTTCCTTATCAGTTTGCTCTTTCTTAGACttcataaacctacgaggaaaatgaatagggacacatgagttaaatgaattttgaaCTTCTTTACTTACCTTATCAGAATCttttttgttcaattatgtATCTTTAGGAGACTTTTCAGTTTCTGTTGAAGCCTCATCTTGCTcaaaaacttcttttccactccttaaagTCACAACATTCATCTGCTCCGCATTTGGATTCACCACGGTTTGGCTAGGCAACCTTCCTGGTTGGTGTTGTTGCCCCATCAAACTTGCTAACTGACTCATTTGGTGCTCAAGGTTTTCAATTGCTTTGTCTGTTTTCTGTTGATGAGATTGAGTAGAGTTAGCTAAAGAAGCAATTAAATCCTCAAGAGACTTACTTGGagcttgttgttgttgaggctgAAATGGTGCATGCGGTCTTGCTTGAAAGAAGCTAGGCGGACGGTTATAGTTGTTGGGAACAGATTGTTGTCCGTTGTCTTGATTGTTCCATTTTAAGTGTGGATGATCGCGCCATCCTGCATTATAGTTGTTGGAATAGGGATCATACTTTTGCCTTTGTTGCCCTTGAAATCCTCCTAATGCATTAGCTTGCTCAAGACCACCTTGATCCATCGACGAAGGGCACATGTCTATGGCATGTCCCATCATTGAACATACACCACACACCTATTTTGGAGCCACAATAACCTGTTGCACAAGATTAGTCAAGTTAGCTAATTGTAATTCAATACTAGAATTAGCACTTACCTCGTTAACTTTCTTAAAAGGTAGCTCATCTCTCCCTCCAAATTGCCGTGTGTTGCCAGCAATGTTCTTTAGCAATGCCTTAGCATTAGTAGGCGTCTTGTCCATGAATGCTCCGCCACTTGCTGCATCAAGCATTACAAGATCAGTACCATACAATCCCTCATAAAAGTATTGTATTAGTAAATGCTCTGAAATTTGATGGTTAGGACAAGATGCAACCAAATGTGTGAACCGCTCATAGTAATCTCCAAAGGGCTCTCCATTTTGTTGTCGGATTGCACATATGTCTTTCCTTATGCTTGCAGCTTTTGTGGCCGGAAAATATTGCTCCAAGAATGCTTGCTTCACCTGGTTCCATGTGTTCATTGATCCCGAAGGTAAATTGTAAAGCCACTCCTTTGCCTTAGCTTCTAATGTAAATGGGAATGCCCTCAACTTGACTTGCTCCTCATCCACATTTGCTGGTTTCATTCCTGAGCATACCACGTGAAACTccatgagatgcttgttggcatCCTCTGTTGAGAAGCCATGGAACTTAGGCGAGTAGTGAATCATGCCGGACTTAAGCTCAAACCCTCCTTCTGCATTTGGATATGTGATGCACAATGGTTGTTGATCCGTATTTGGCATTGCCAACTCCCTCAATGTACGGTTATCAGCCATGCCTTCTTGtggttcctcctcctcttccgaaCTTAAATGTGGTGGAGAAGATGGTGGTAAAGACACCGATGCACACTTTTGCTTGATTTTTCTCTGAAGCTTTCGAAATGTTCGTTCAATCTCTGGATCGTAGGAAGCTAGATCAATGCTCTTAGACTTTCAAGTATGCATGTACTACAAAGAGTacctgaaataaaaacaaaaacactaattggacaagaaaagaaaacaatagaaaaataAGTAATTTACAAATAACAATCCTCGGCGacacggcgccaaaatttggtaggattaaaagcacaccacaaagtagcacacaaatatcctattaatttttccttattaacactaaaatTTGTCGATTGCCTAGCTAGCTAGCGTTTTTCAGCTGGCTGTTATGTTagagcatatgaaaataagggtctttcccgcagaagattgttttatcaaaatacttaaaatgtcacaaaaacgggGTGGCTGTCTCCACTAACCAGCCACCgaacaataattattagactaacttacacttatccaaatgcaacgaaattttatACACATAAACTAGACACACCAAGCTATGCTCACACAaatgtttgggatttttggagttgattagctatttaaattaaatcggacAAAACAGGACCTCAACAAGTTTTAAATAATACCAATAGATTTTAATTCACAAGTTaagaaaacgagttaggggacatgctatccaccaccaaataatcatgcaagcatgttatgtttcattcaaatcccttttatttccggatgaagatgttCAAGTTGGCTcactgttagaactcaacctattactctttcttacgtagtatgttaagagaatggcgttttcaacttaacttagtcccaaacatgcaatctagaatggcgtgttcatagatttaacaagtagaaatcattaagaataaaaagagtttgagtcatcacaaggcatcgtaagtactggcgttgtcttacttatcctagaaatcggttcacatgttaaccacaattaacaagtgctactctagaacatatgtaggtccttattcaacaagggcaggtaaacatatattcatagcattaaaatcctagatatgctcactatgtatgcatccatagaaacacataaagaatttatcaatgacataagtagttaaacaattttcatcctttcataaaagtcattcaaacaaaatatcacaacaaacttacaatcatattcggggcttcaaaacagcccctaactactaaaaattagttacacattattctcaaattaaaccaaaagtaaaacatgggtttgagaagataaaaccaagaacaaTAGAGTGAAGCTTCTTCTTCCCTTCCTGCCGTGCTACGTTTTTGTCTCAGTCTCCTCTCCCTGCTCTCTGCCGTGCCTATCTCTCCTCTGTATCCTCTGCCCTCtgtcttctttttttctgccttcttctttctctctgtcAGTCCCGCACTCCTCTTTCTTTATTCCCCTGTCAGTCTCCCTTTTGgcatttttctattattttctttttagtccTCCCTCcactgtttttttcttttattctttcttttgttttccacTCAACCCGTGTGCCTTGAACAAATCATGCCATCCTCTTATTTTATTcccttattcttttcttttgttccaCTTCCTCTCTGTTTTCTTTATGCCGTGTCTCCCATTCTTTAGTGCTCATTTTATTCCTTTTCTTATTCCTGCTGTCCGTGTCTTTCTCTTTACCGTCCCATTTATTTTCTGTTGCTCAGTATCTCCCCCACTTTTGCTTGAAATTTATCCTAAAACAAATttaactgcacattaacacaaggtaaggtaaaatgccacaattttaacacaaaaacatcacaaagactttagaaatggatggtataaatgcatgaaatatatgagtgatcaggCTCCAGTCTCTCGATGCCTAGCATTTCCCATCCCCCGACAATATGTCACTGGCCTCCAATCGAAAGTCTGGTCCAACATCTCAGTGACGATGTGAAACCCTGCATCCTCAGGGGGATCCACAGACTCGATCGACGTGTTCGAGGGAAGGTGGGAGGCGGACTCCTGAAGCACCACCTGTTGCTTCTCCACCATAGTTGCCTGTGAAAAAAAACATGGATTATTaatagaaaacaatttgaaagaATTAGTATAAATGTTTAATGCATAAGAAATTACTTACATGAAGGGACTGGGTCAACTCATTCCCAGGCCGAACATAAACGTCAGCAAAGACGTCGATCTCCGGAAATTTTGAACCCtcctaaaataaaaagaagataaggaaaatgttagtacgaaaaaaaaaattattagcgACATTTTTAAATTGGAAATGAAAGTTGTAATATATACCTTCCGTCGCGTCTCCATCCTATAGGAGAAAGGCCTCAA
Encoded proteins:
- the LOC126585489 gene encoding uncharacterized protein LOC126585489 → MEHDPMPIALPLILGRPFLRTARTKIDVYDGTLTMEIEGESIKFRIFNAMRYPSELESCLSIDVFDYFVQDCFNEGVGQDNLEKALVHSITHGNFNYSEHIEEELIQIVASLESLSPIRGKCSSYFISLPISNEKTLPSVIQAPKLELKPIPEHLKYAFLGEDETLPVIISSQLTAEEGEKLIRVLKDHKTAIAWSIADIKVEIQSAKTGYMFKVNGHRLKPYYEFFAEHDVEVVPLQEPVPFG
- the LOC126584185 gene encoding uncharacterized protein LOC126584185, which gives rise to MADNRTLRELAMPNTDQQPLCITYPNAEGGFELKSGMIHYSPKFHGFSTEDANKHLMEFHVVCSGMKPANVDEEQVKLRAFPFTLEAKAKEWLYNLPSGSMNTWNQVKQAFLEQYFPATKAASIRKDICAIRQQNGEPFGDYYERFTHLVASCPNHQISEHLLIQYFYEGLYGTDLVMLDAASGGAFMDKTPTNAKALLKNIAGNTRQFGGRDELPFKKVNEVCGVCSMMGHAIDMCPSSMDQGGLEQANALGGFQGQQRQKYDPYSNNYNAGWRDHPHLKWNNQDNGQQSVPNNYNRPPSFFQARPHAPFQPQQQQAPSKSLEDLIASLANSTQSHQQKTDKAIENLEHQMSQLASLMGQQHQPGRLPSQTVVNPNAEQMNVVTLRSGKEVFEQDEASTETEKSPKDT